In Oryza sativa Japonica Group chromosome 3, ASM3414082v1, one DNA window encodes the following:
- the LOC4331412 gene encoding ethylene-responsive transcription factor ERF027, whose protein sequence is MDRDESLGTQPLTGRRVRADTRHPVYRGIRLRSGKWVSEIREPGKSSRIWLGTYPTPEMAAAAYDAAALALRGADAALNFPGTATSRPAPASGSPDDIRAAAAAAAAMIGSGHRGNQRAADASTSRAATAAPEAAVAAGAGDQKRVVDEDDVFEMPRLLVSMAEGLMMSPPRLSPSTDGVGGVSPEDDEDEDGMSLWNHS, encoded by the coding sequence ATGGATCGAGACGAGAGCTTGGGCACGCAGCCATTGACCGGGAGGCGGGTGCGCGCGGACACAAGGCACCCGGTGTACCGCGGCATCCGGCTCCGCAGCGGCAAGTGGGTCTCGGAGATCCGCGAGCCGGGCAAGTCCAGCAGGATCTGGCTCGGCACGTACCCGACGCCCGAGATGGCCGCCGCGGCGTACGACGCCGCGGCATTGGCGCtgcgcggcgccgacgccgcgctcAACTTCCCCGGCACGGCCACGTCGCGCCCGGCGCCAGCCTCCGGCTCCCCCGACGACATCCGcgcagcggccgcggccgccgccgcgatgatCGGCTCCGGTCACCGTGGCAACCagcgcgccgccgacgcgagCACGTctcgcgcggcgacggcggcgccggaggccgccgtcgccgctggggCGGGCGATCAGAAGCGCGTcgtggacgaggacgacgtcTTCGAGATGCCGCGGCTGCTGGTGAGCATGGCCGAGGGCTTGATGATGAGCCCGCCGAGGCTGAGCCCCTCGacggacggcgtcggcggcgtgtcgccggaggacgacgaggacgaggacggcaTGAGCCTGTGGAACCATTCCTGA